Part of the Nostoc sp. ATCC 53789 genome, GTCAGAAAAAACAACTGAATTCTGGCCAAAGAAGACATCCGGCTCCCCTCCTGACTCCTGAATTCTTATTTAGTAAATTTAAGGAGAAGGGTGCCAGTGAAACAAGTCGTTACAGAGAACTCTATTATTAGTTCAGTATTTTCTAAGCAACAAATATTAAACAAGCCTGTAAGTATAATCTCTGGACTACGACCTCTGGCATTCGGCTTTGTTTTAGCAGCAGTATTATCTAATTATCAGCAGGTCATTGCCCAAACTCCAAATCCTGACACCCTACCACCCGGTCGGTTAGAAGAAGTTCCGGTAACACCCTTACCCACTGACGTGTTGCCACCAACAGATAACAATCAATTAGTCCCTTTGCCCACAATACCAGATGAGTCAATTCCAAATCAGGATGACTCTAACGCGAAATTTCGGGTAGAGCGGATTGAAATTGTTGGTAGTACAGTTTTCAAACCAGAGGATTTTGCCAAGATTACCAATCCCTTTGTCGGCAAAGAAGTGACATTTGCAGAATTATTGCAAATCAAAGATGCGATCGCTAAGCTTTATATTGATAACGGTTATGTAACCACAGGTGCATTGATTACACCGCAGACACTAGAAGCAGGAACAGTAAAGATTCAGGTAATCGAAGGTAGTCTGCAAGAAATCAAAATCATTGGTAACAGACGATTACGTAGTCAATACATTCGCGATCGCATTCAACTTGGTGCTGGTAAACCCTTGAACATACCCCGCCTCCTAGAAAAACTCCAACTACTCCGCCTCGATCCACGCATCCAAAACCTCTCAGCCGAATTACAAACAGGCGTACATCCGGGAAGCAATGTATTGCAAGTTGAGGTTGAAGAAGCAGACACTTTTAAACTGACGGCCAGCCTAGATAATGGGCGATCGCCAAGTGTGGGTAGTTTTCGCCGGGGAGTGGATCTGCAAGAAGCCAATTTATTGGGTTTGGGCGATACTCTGAGTGTAGGATACGCCAATACTGATGGCAGTAATAGCATTAATGCCAATTACACCTTACCGATTAATGCCCACAATGGCACTATCTCCTTTGGCTTTAGCCAGGGATGGAACCATGTTATTGAAGAACCATTTAGCGTCCTTGATATCCAATCAGATTCTCAGTCTTATGAATTAGGATATCGCCAACCACTGGTGCAAAAACCAACCCAAGAGTTGGCAGTTGGGCTGTCATTTTCGCGCCAATCAAGCCAAACTGAGTTGGGTATTGATAATATTGGGCCGTTTCGCCTCTCACCAGGTGCAGATGAGAACGGAAAAACGAATATTTCGGCTTTGCGGTTTTTTCAAGAATATACCCAGCGAAGTAACCACTATGTCTTTGCGGCGCGATCGCAATTGAGCTTTGGGGTAGATTGGTTTGATGCCAATGTCAGTGAGAATGAACCAGATAGCCGCTTTTTCGCGTGGCGGGGACAGGCGCAGTGGGTACGACAATTAGCACCAGACACATTATTTTTAGTTAGGGGCGATTTCCAATTAGCGGCAGATTCATTGGTGCCTTTAGAGCAATTTGGTCTTGGTGGACAACTAAGTGTCCGGGGCTATCGCCAAGACGCATTACTTACAGATAATGGTCTGTTGTTTTCGGCAGAATTTCGAGTCCCAATTGTCCGCGCCAATAAGATTAACGGAGTGCTGCAACTTACACCCTTCATTGATGTGGGTAAAGGTTGGAACGTCAACGGCGAAAATCCATCGCCCAGCACCCTTGTGAGTACAGGGTTGGGGCTATTGTGGAAACAGGGTGATGACTTATCGGCTCGCCTCGATTGGGGTATTCCTTTAATCTCGGTGGATGGTGAAAAGCGATCGCTCCAAGAAAATGGTTTGTACTTCTCACTCCGTTATTCGCCATTTTGACCTGGATTTTTCACTTGTGATAAATCAAGGAGTGTGGGAGGTGTGGGAGGTTGGGAGGTGTGGGAGGTGTGGGAGGATGGGGAAGAAGTCTTACCCCCCACACTCCCCACACTCCTCTTCTCCCTCTGCCTACAGTATCGTGAGAAATCCGGGTTTGAGGCGATGTTTCAAAACTATACCGTTTTGGGCAACCTAAAATGCAAGGTATAAATAAAGGCTTGGCAATGAGTACGACCTCTATTTGGTTGGTTCTGTGCGCTGGAATAGTGCCGTTGATGGTAATGCCTGTGAGTGCCCAGGTAATTCCTGATAGCACTTTAAATACTGCTGTCTCTCAAAGTGGCGATAACTTTACCATCACCAACGGTAATCGAGTTGGTAACAATTTATTCCACAGCTTCAGCCAATTTTCAGTTCCTAGCAACGGCTCGGCTTTTTTCAACAATGCCGCAGATGTGCAAAATATTTTTTCTCGCGTTACTGGAGGCAGTGTTTCCAACATTGATGGTTTAATTAAAGCCAATGGTAGCGCTAATCTGTTTTTGCTCAATCCCAGTGGAATTATCTTTGGAGCGAATGCCCAACTTAATATTGGCGGTTCCTTTTTTGGGACAACTGCTGAGAGCATTAAATTTAGCGATGGTGCTGAATTTAGCGCAATTAGTCCCCAAAAGGCTCCATTGTTAACGATGAATGTTCCCATTGGTTTGCAATTTGGTAGTAATCCAGGTGCGTTGGCGCAGCCCGCCGCAGGCATCGCTGTTCAAGGGTCAGGACACAATGCTCAATTAGGCGAATCACTTCAGGTTTCTGGATTAAACCTCGGTACGAGAGGATTACACTTGCAATCTGGAAAGATGCTGGCATTGCTGGGTGGGAATGTTGCCTTAGATGGAGGATTGCTCTCTGCACCAGGAGGGCAAATAGAACTGGGTAGCATCACCAACGGCAGCGTCGCGCTCAATTCCATCCCTGAAGGATTTGCGCTGAGTTATCCTAATGCTTCGAGTTTTGGCGATATTCAGATAACCCAACGAGCTTTAGCATCTACACGCGATCTCAGTGGGCAAAGGGGAGGAACCATCCAAATTCAGGGTAAACAGGTCAGCATCCGAGATGGTTCACTGATATTAGTGCAAAATCGCAGCAACCAAACTGCTGGTGATATTGCAATCAATGCCACAGAGTCCCTCCAGATTATCGGCAAGTCTCCTGATTTTAAAAGTTCCAGCAGTTTAATTAATGAAACTATATCCCCAGGTGCAGCAGGGAATATTATCATTACCACCCCACAGCTGAATATTGACGGGGGTGGGTATATCTTAAACCGTACCTTTAGCACAGCACCGGGTGGCAATATTGCAATCAATACTGATGAAATGCGGGTGAATGGTTTTGCATTTGGCGATCCTAATGCTTTTCGAGCAGTCAGCCAGATATTAGCTGCTTCTTATGGCACTGGGAAAGGTGGAAATGTTGACATCTCTACTCAAAACCTGTCTATTTTAGCTGGCGGCAATATAGCAGCAAGACCCTACGCTTCAGGTAATGGCGGCGATCTCATCGTCAAGGCAGATACAATTCAGGTGACAAATGAGGGAGCGCCAAAGGGTTTGTATTTTAGTCTGTTGTCTACTGCCACATTCGGGCGTGGTAATGCAGGGAATTTGAAAATCGATACCCGCAAGCTGTCGGTTCAAGCTGGCGGCAGAGTGTCAGCTTCTAGCATAGTTTTAGGAAATGCGGGTTCACTGACTATCAATGCGTCTGAATCGATTGATGTGAATGGTGTAAAAGATGCAGAAAATCCCAGCTATATTGGTACAGCTGTTCGTCCTGTTTTTGGATTTTCCAGCGCTACTTCAGGTAACACCACGATTAACACCCCACTTCTTAACATCAGTAATGGTGCAACAGTTTTTGTCCAAAACCTTGGCTCCGGTAAAGCTGGTACTCTAAACATTCAGGCGAACACCCTACGACTCGATAATGGAGCCAGTATTTCAGCATCCACAAAAGCTGGCGGTGGTGGTAACACTAATTTACAACTGCGGGATCTACTACTGATGCGTCATGGTAGCTTTATCAGTGCAGAAGCAGGGGGCAGTGGTAATGGTGGCAATATCACGCTTAATGCTCCGAACATCGTGGGTTTAGAAAACAGTGACATTATTGCCAATGCAGTCCAAGGAAAAGGTGGCAATATTCAAATCACTACCCAAGGAATTATTGGATTGAAATATCGTCCTCAACTGACTCCCGAAAACGACATCACTGCCAGTTCCCAGTTTGGAGTCAACGGTACGGTTCAAGTTAATAATATTGGTGTCGATCCCAATTCTGGCTTAGTGGAACTACCAGCGAATGTCACTGATTCATCACAGCAAATAGCTAGTGGTTGTTCTCTAAACCAAGGCAGTCGATTTATCGTAACGGGACGGGGTGGTGTCCCGCAAAATCCAAATCAAGAAGTGACGAGCGATCGCACTTGGTCTGATATCCGCGATATCTCTGCATACCGTAAAACTGGCGAAATCACAACACAAACCCCTGTATCCTCAGAGCTTCTTGTCCAAGCCACAGGTTGGAGACGCAATGCTCAAGGCAAAATCGAGTTAGTTGCAAATCAATCTTCTACTAAAATGCAACCATCTTTAAACTGTGCGGTACTTCCTAAGAAAAATTTAGGTCAAAGCCCCGACTTTTTTAAAAATTCGGCGATCGCGCAGCCATCAATTGTTCCCGATCTATATACATCGAAATTATAGAGTTAGGGAGGATAAGTAAACTTATCCTTTAAATCCTTATACTGTGAGAAATTTTTATTTTGTAACAACTAAATCACATCAATTATGCTCGAATCTATTTTGAAGTCAATGCATATTCTTTTGGTAGATGACAATCCCAATAATCTCAAAGTGCTATCACAAGCGATTCAGGGATGTGGGTGGAAAATACTTATGGCAACCGATGGAGAATCAGCCATTGAACAAGCAGAATATTCTGATCCTAACCTCATTCTCCTGGATGTAATGATGCCGGATATTGATGGATTTGAAATTTGCCGCCGACTGAAAGCCAATTTTCTCACTAAGAATATTCCGGTCATTTTTATGACTGCTTTATGCGATGCCACAGATAAAGTAAAAGGACTAGAAATTGGTGCAGTTGATTACATTACCAAACCTTTTCAAAAAGAAGAACTTATTGCTCGATTAAAGTTACATTTGAATATCTCCCATCTTACCCATACCCTCGAACAAAGAGTGGAAGAACGCACCATAGAATTAACTCAATCTCTACAAAAGTTACAAAATACCCAACTACAACTAATTCAAAGTGAGAAAATGTCCACCCTTGGACAACTTGTTGCAGGCATAGGTCATGAGATTAATAACCCAATTGGTTTTATTAGTGGAAGTTGCTCTCATATTGAAGAATATATGAATGATCTCCTGCGTTTGGTGAATCTACAACAGCAAAAGTTACCACACCCAGACCCGGAAATTGAAGAACTCATTGAAGAAATTGACTTAGAGTATCTGGCTAAAGATTTACCAAAAATTATGGAATCAATGCACCAGGGAATTGATCGTCTTAAGGACATTAGCCTTTCTCTAAGAACCTTTGCTCGAGCCGATATTTTATCTCTGGTAGAGTTTCAGATTCATGAAGGAATTGATAGTACCTTAATGCTCTTAAAGCATCGACTCAAAGACCAAGGCGATCGCCCGACAATCGAGGTTATCAAAAAATATGGCGTGCTACCTCTAATTACTTGCTATCCTGGTCAATTAAATCAAGTATTTATGAATTTAATAGCGAACGCTATAGATGCATTGGATGAATCAAATACAGATCGGAGTTTTGAGGAAATTAAATCTAATCCTAACCGAATTACAATTACCACTTCCTTGAAAGAGTTAAATGTTGAGGTGAAGATTGCTGATAATGGAATTGGCATGAGCGAATCAGTCAAACAAAAAATCTTTGACCACTTATTTACTACGAAAAGTGTTGGTAAAGGTACAGGATTAGGGCTGGCGATCGCTCGACAAATTATAGTGGAAAAACATGGTGGTTCAATCGAGTGCAACTCTTCTACAGAGCAAGGTACAGAATTTGTGATCTTAATTCCAGTTCGACAGTAAGCGGGAAAAACATACTATTCAAAGTGTGAGGATTGGCTTAGAGACAACATAACCTGGATTTCTCACTTGTGAGAAATCCAAGGGGTGTGGGAGGTGTGGGATGTGTGGGAGGTGTGGGAGGTGTGGGAGGTGTGGGAGGTGTGGGAGGTGTGGGAGGTGTGGGAGGTTGGGAGGTGTGGGAGGATGGGGAAGAAGTCCTACCCCCCCACACTCCCCACACTCCCCACACTCCTCTTCCCCTGAAGCCTACACTATGCGTGATAAATCTGGGAACTAGCTCATTGGGCTAGACTGGAGGTAGTTATGAGGACGCAAATATGACTGACAAAAATCGTTCTCAATGGGACTTAGGCAGGTTTATCGAAACCCTGACTTACTTTGAGGTAATTCCTTTCCTTAACTGGGTACAGCAGTTAATCCAAGGCCGTCCAAAGGATAATCAAGATAGACCCAATGGAGGAAGAAACGTGGGTGTAATACTAGTAGCAGGTGCAACAGGTGGTGTAGGTAAACGAGTGGTGCAGCGATCGCTCCAACAGGGTTATAAAGTTCGCGCCCTAGTTCGAGACATTGACAAAGCACGGTCGATTCTAGGTAATGATATAGACTTAGTAGTTGCGGATATCACAAAACCAGAAACTTTAACTCCTTTAGTTATGGCTGATATCCAAGCTGTAGTTTGCTGCACAGCAGTGCGCGTGCAACCAGTTGAAGGAGACACAGCCGATAGAGCCAAATATTATCAAGGTGTTAAATTTTACCAGCCAGAAATTGTTGGCGACACCCCAGAAAATGTAGAATATCAAGGTGTCAAAAACTTAGTCCAAGCGGCTGCAAAATATTTACCCCAAGCAAACGAAAAACCGATATTTGATTTCACCAAGCCATCAGCAGAATTAAAAGATAACTGGGGGGCGTTGGATGATGTTGTTATGGGTGGCGTGAGTGCCAGTAATATTCAATTAGTAGAAAATACAGCTTTGTTTGCTGGTAATGTCTCCACCGCTAATTCTGGCGGATTTGCATCTGTTAGAACTAAGAATTTCGATCCGCACTTCAACTTATCCGGTTATGAAGGTGTGAAATTGCGCGTCAAAGGTGATGGACAACGTTATAAAATCTTCCTACGAACAGATACAAAATGGGATGGCATTGGCTACAGCTATTCTTTTGACACAGTAGCTAATACTTGGATAGATGTTCACATTCCCTTTGCAGATTTGATTCCCGTCTTTCGGGCAAAAGTTGTCAAAGATGCGCCGCCTATTGAGCAGACTAGAATTTGTTCATACCAATTGATGTTGAGCAAATTTGAATATGATGGGGCTTTGAATCCCAAATTTTCCCCTGGTGGTTTTACTTTGCAATTGGAATCAATTAAAGCTTACGGCGGTACAACTTTACCACAATTTATCCTAGTCAGTTCAGCAGGCGTAACTCGTCCCGGTCGCCCTGGCATTAATTTAGATGAAGAACCGCCAGCAGTGAAGTTAAATGACCAATTAGGAGGAATTCTAACTTGGAAGTTGAAGGGAGAAGATAGTTTAAGAGAAAGCGGAATTCCTTATACGATTATTAGACCTTGTGCTTTAACTGAGGAAGCAGGAGGTAAGGAATTAATATTCGAGCAAGGCGATAATATTAAGGGCAAAATCAGCCGTGAAGATGTGGCAGAACTTTGCGTGCAAGCGCTAAAAATAGCACCAGCTTGTAATATCACCTTTGAGGTAAAACAGACAGACAATACTGTTAACTCTATTGATTGGCAGAGGCTATTTTCTAACTTAGTAAAGGATAAATAAGTGAATTGACTACAGACTTATACTCCAATACCCTTGGGTTAAGAGAAATAGTAGCAACTGTCTTAAAAGTCAAGCGACCGTTAACAAAAAATAGCAACTGGGAAGATTGACGCAACAGGGGAATGCTGCGCTAGATTCAGCAGTGCCTGGCCTGGATTGCTCACAAGTGAGAAATCCAAGGGGTGTGGGAGGTGTGGGAGGATGGGGAAGAAGTCTTACCCCCCACACTCCCCACACTCCCCACACTCCTCTTCTCCCTCTGCCTACACTATGCGTGAGAAATCCGGGCTGGTACGGGCAAAAAGACTTGTGGCTCTTGGTCAAGATGTTCGCATCGCCGCTGAACCTTACCCGGTTGCTGGATTTCGCTTGTAGGTAAAAAGAGCATGAATATCAAACGTCGGGAATTTATTACAACCTGTGGACTAGCTACCTTAGCCACCCAGATACCATCATTTACTGCCCAAGGTAAGCCATCTCCAAACATTATCCGCAAACCGTCACGCCTACAAGTGGGTGATACTGTAGGATTAATCGCCCCTGCGGGTATTGTTGATGCTAAAGATATCGAAGCAGCACAGCAATCACTTTCCCAATTAGGGTTAAAAGTCAAGTTGGGGAAGCATATTCTAGACCGTTACGGCTATTTAGCGGGTAAAGATAGCGATCGCGCCCAGGATGTAAACTTGATGTTTAGCGATCGCACCATCAAAGCAATTATCCCTATGCGTGGTGGCTGGGGTTGTAATCGCATTTTACCCCTACTCAACTACTCACTAATCCGCTCCCATCCAAAAATTATCATCGGCTACAGCGATATTACGACGCTGTTGTTGGCAATTAACGCCCGTAGTAAAATGATTACTTTTCATGGGCCAGTTGCCACATCTACCTGGAATCAATTTACAGTCGATTACTTCAAACGCATCCTATTTAATGGTGAAGCAGTGACTATGCAAAATCTCAACCCTAGCGAAGTGCGGGTGGAGACAATAGCACCAGGAAAGGCAACGGGTAAACTCATCGGTGGAAACTTATCAGTGCTATCAGCGATGATAGGTTCACCTTATCTACCTTCTTGGAACAAAAGCATCCTATTTGTGGAAGAAGTTGGCGAGGATGTTTACCGGATAGATAGAATGCTGACGCAGTTAAAAACTGCTGGGATACTTAATCAAATTGCTGGCTTTATCTTTGGGCAATGCACTAAATGTAGTCTTGGGGATGAACCATCATTTACATTAATGCAAGTATTGCAACAACACCTACTTCCTTTAGGGATTCCTGCTTGGTATGGTTCAATGATTGGTCATATTAAAGATAAATTTACCTTGCCAATCGGTTTAGAAGTGGAAATAGATGCTGAACTTGGGATAATACGAATGTTAGAGTCGGCTGTCAGTCTGGTTTAAGCATCAGCTGTACCACAGTGACTTTGATTAAAATTTTGATAGATAGTATGAATTTCTCCTCGCCATGTTACGACTAACAGAAGTAAAGCTCCCGCTCGATCATCTTGAAGATGAGATCAAGACTGCCATCCTCAAAAAGCTGCAAATCACGGACGAAGAATTGATCAGCTATTCCATCTTCAAGCGTAGCTATGATGCCCGTAAGAAAGGAGAGATCGCTCTTGTTTATATTCTGGATGTAGAAACGACTCAGGAGATTCATCTACTCAAGCGCCTGAAAAAAGATCCCCATGTAATGGCTACGCCAGACATGAGTTATCGCCCAGTGGCTCAAGCACCTAGTAATTTGGCGATTCGCCCCATTGTCATTGGTACTGGGCCTTGTGGATTATTTGCAGGTTTGATGCTTGCACAAATGGGTTTCCGTCCAATCATTTTAGAGCGTGGCAAAAAAGTTCGCGATCGCACTGCTGATACTTTTGGCTTTTGGAAGAAAAAATCAGACTTCAACCCCGAATCTAATGCCCAGTTTGGCGAAGGTGGGGCGGGTACGTTCTCCGATGGCAAACTCTACAGTCAAGTCAAAGATCCTCAGCATTATGGGCGTAAGGTATTAACCGAACTCGTCAACGCCGGAGCCTCACCAGAAATTCTCTATATCAACAAACCGCACATCGGCACTTTTAAACTGGTGGGAATCGTCCAAAGTATGCGTGCCAAAATCGAATCCCTCGGCGGTGAAATTCGCTTTCAAAGCCGGGTGGAAGATATCAACATCGAAAATGGACAGGTGCGGGGAGTTACCCTCGCCAGTGGGGAATATATCGCCAGCGATTATGTCGTTCTGGCAGTGGGGCACAGCGCCCGTGATACCTTCCAAATGCTATTTGAACGTGGAGTTTACATCGAGCCGAAACCTTTTTCCATTGGCTTTCGGGTCGAACATCCCCAGACTCTCATCGACCAATGTCGTTTCGGCGCTCAGGCAGGTCATAAGCTTTTAGGTGCTGCCGATTACAAACTGGTTCACCATTGCCAAAATGGTCGTTCCGTCTATAGTTTCTGTATGTGTCCGGGGGGCTTGGTGGTTGCAGCCGCATCTGAACCGGGGCGACTTGTCACCAATGGGATGAGCCAATACTCTCGCAATGAGCGCAATGCCAATAGTGCGATCGTTGTGGGCATCACCCCAGAAGATTATCCGGGTAATGCTTTGGCAGGAATTGACTTTCAACGGCGCTTAGAAGAACAGGCTTTTAAATTAGGCGGTGGAACTTATGAAGCTCCAGGGCAGTTGGTAGGTGACTTTCTCAACCATCGTCCCTCGACAGCATTGGGCACTGTTAAACCGTCTTATACACCAGGGGTACATTTGGGCGATCTGAGTCAGAGTTTACCAGATTATGCGATCGCCGCCATCCGCGAAGCACTTCCTGCTTTTGACAAACAAATTAAAGGATTTGCGATGGATGATGCCGTTTTGACTGGTGTGGAAACCCGCACATCATCACCGATTCGGATTAAACGCAAAGAAGATTATCAGAGTTTAAATACAGTCGGTCTTTATCCGGCTGGTGAGGGCGCGGGATATGCAGGGGGAATTCTCTCGGCGGGTATCGATGGTATTAAGGTGGCGGAGGCGGTAGCTTTAAGTATTTTGAGGAATTGCGTAGTTTAAAAAGTTTTTGCAACACAACTCGCATGGGCGTTGTTATGCCACTCAATGGAGTTGCGACAGGGTTTGATAGTCTGTGTAGCCATGTTCACTACCACCATAGAACGCCCTCACGTCACTTTCGTTCAGGGGGGCATTGAGCCGTAGCCGATCCACTAAGTCAGGGTTAGAGATGAACAGTCGCCCGAAAACGATGGCATCAGCCCGCGCGCTTGTAATTGCTTCATCACCTCGTTGTCGATCAAACCCACCCACAGCTATCAGTGTTCCTTGGTAAACGGGACGTAGGAGATCAATGGGGTTAAACTTCGGTGCAGTTCCTCTGGCGTAACCTCGGTCATACCCCACGTGCAAGTATGCCAAACCCAATGGACTGAGTGATTTTGCGACATAGGTGTAAGTTTCGGCAGGATCGTCATCAAATGTGTCGTTAACTGTGAAGCCGGGGGCAATCTTGACCCCAATCCGCTCCGCTCCCCGGACGCTACACAGAGCATTGACTACTTCGAGCGTGAAGCGAGTTCGATTCTCCAATGTACCACCATAGGCATCGGTGCGTTGGTTGGAGCTGCTGACTTGGAACTGGTTGGGTAGATATCCAGTTGCTGCATGAAGTTCCACACCATCAAAACCTGCTTCAATAGAGAGTTCCGCAGAGCGGCGGTACTCCTCTACTATTTCGGGTATTTCGTCCAACTCTAACGGACGGGGTATCTCGAAAGGGACTTTGCCATCCCAAACGTGAACTTCTTCGGACACCACCGGGACAGCCGAAGGTGCGATCGGTCGGGCATGGTTAGGTAATAGGGAGGAATGCGACACCCGTCCAGCGTGCATCAGTTGCACAAATATCCGACCTCCAGCAGCATGAACTGCATCTGTCACTTTTCGCCAGCCTGTAACCTGCTCCTCGTTGTGCAACCCAGGACAGGTTGTGTAACCTCGCCCCATTGGACTTGGATGCGTCCCTTCCGTAATAATGAGTCCCGCCGAAGCTCGCTGGGTGTAGTATTCGACCATTAGGGGGGTAGGTACACACTCAGTAGTTGCCCGGAGACGGGACATCGGAGACATGATGATGCGGTTGGGAAGATCGAGCGAACCTAGTCTAACTGGCGCGAACAGTCCTGATTTTTCTGGCATTGGCATTTTTCCTCTTCTAGAACCAGGGCGCTTACACCATTATCTGGTATTACCAATTTGACTATACTCCCCGGCGTGTTCGCCCTTGGCGTTCCCGTTCGTGCAGCGTCTCTGTCAGGAGAAGGGTACGCACGGTGATTCTGGAGTAATGAGTAATGAGTAATAAGTAATGAGTAAATACCCATTTTTCATCCACTCATTACTCCTTACTCATTACTTTAAAGCATTGCGTGAAGCACGGGGTTTCAGACCCATATTTTTGATCAATTTTAATATCAAGCCCCACCTAGATGCTTTCGAGGCAGGGCTTTGGTTTTTATGGCTGGAGTCGATATGCAATCATGCCTCAAGCGCGATGGCGTACACGCCCTTTCCGGTGGCGATCGCAATGGGAAATTTAGCCGAACGTTAAAGCTGGTTCTTCACAGAAGTTAAATAGGGCTGACTCACTTTCTGATTCATCTTCAAATACAGCAGAGATGTACCATTCACAGGGCGAATCATTCGTATATTCAGCCCAAGCAATTGTTACTGTTTCACCCGATGGAATCCCTGAATCACTCAAGGTAAATGAAGCCCAATCTTCATCATCGACAGATACCCACAACTCTGTAATTGCTTGTTCGGTATCATTGGTAACAGTAAAGGTGAATTGATCTGACATAAATGGCCCTGCCTTTTAGCGATAAATAAATTGCAGATTGTCAGTCACCGATTATACTGCCACTTTTTTCAAAAGATGTTGTGCTAACTGCTGCAATATATACCCAGAGGTAGTTTAAAGCTTTTTTTGGCTAAATTTAATTTTATTAAATAGTGTTAAAAACATCACTTATGAGTCTATGGAGATAGGCAATGCTATGCAACAGCAGGTTTAGGTTGTGGTTCGGTTAAGGCAAAAGACGCGATTCATCGCGTCTTTGTGATCTAACAGAAGTAGTTGAGAGCGATCGCCTTAATACAACTCATATTTCATTAACTGACAAGGCAGCGCTCCGTTGTACACCGCAATTCGCTTGGATGATTTCAGCCCAATGCATTGAGACAATTCCTTGTTGCCACTCAGCACAAATGCAGTCCAGCCTTTGAAGCGTTGTTTCAGCACATCGCCCAAAAGTTTATAAAATGCCCCTAAATCAATATCTCGCCCTAGCCGTTCGCCATAAGGTGGATTACAGAATAAAATCCCACTGTCTGCGGGGGCGACAACATCAGCAAGCTCCATTTGAGAAAACCATACATGATTATCAACACCACAGTTTTGGGCATTGTTAATGGCTTGCTCGATTATATTTTCATCGCGATCGCTTCCCCAAATAGGTGCGGGAAGGGTATCCAGTTGGCTGTCCTTAGCTTCTTGGAGCAGCTTTTCTAAAAGGGACAGATCAAAATCGAGCCAATTTTCAAATCCAAAGGACTCACGAAACAGCCCTGGTGCTATATTTAGTGCCTTTAAGCTAGCTTCTAGGGGTAAAGTCCCAGATCCACAGAGAGGATCGTAGAACATTTGGTTTGGCT contains:
- a CDS encoding S-layer family protein — translated: MVMPVSAQVIPDSTLNTAVSQSGDNFTITNGNRVGNNLFHSFSQFSVPSNGSAFFNNAADVQNIFSRVTGGSVSNIDGLIKANGSANLFLLNPSGIIFGANAQLNIGGSFFGTTAESIKFSDGAEFSAISPQKAPLLTMNVPIGLQFGSNPGALAQPAAGIAVQGSGHNAQLGESLQVSGLNLGTRGLHLQSGKMLALLGGNVALDGGLLSAPGGQIELGSITNGSVALNSIPEGFALSYPNASSFGDIQITQRALASTRDLSGQRGGTIQIQGKQVSIRDGSLILVQNRSNQTAGDIAINATESLQIIGKSPDFKSSSSLINETISPGAAGNIIITTPQLNIDGGGYILNRTFSTAPGGNIAINTDEMRVNGFAFGDPNAFRAVSQILAASYGTGKGGNVDISTQNLSILAGGNIAARPYASGNGGDLIVKADTIQVTNEGAPKGLYFSLLSTATFGRGNAGNLKIDTRKLSVQAGGRVSASSIVLGNAGSLTINASESIDVNGVKDAENPSYIGTAVRPVFGFSSATSGNTTINTPLLNISNGATVFVQNLGSGKAGTLNIQANTLRLDNGASISASTKAGGGGNTNLQLRDLLLMRHGSFISAEAGGSGNGGNITLNAPNIVGLENSDIIANAVQGKGGNIQITTQGIIGLKYRPQLTPENDITASSQFGVNGTVQVNNIGVDPNSGLVELPANVTDSSQQIASGCSLNQGSRFIVTGRGGVPQNPNQEVTSDRTWSDIRDISAYRKTGEITTQTPVSSELLVQATGWRRNAQGKIELVANQSSTKMQPSLNCAVLPKKNLGQSPDFFKNSAIAQPSIVPDLYTSKL
- a CDS encoding CIA30 family protein codes for the protein MTDKNRSQWDLGRFIETLTYFEVIPFLNWVQQLIQGRPKDNQDRPNGGRNVGVILVAGATGGVGKRVVQRSLQQGYKVRALVRDIDKARSILGNDIDLVVADITKPETLTPLVMADIQAVVCCTAVRVQPVEGDTADRAKYYQGVKFYQPEIVGDTPENVEYQGVKNLVQAAAKYLPQANEKPIFDFTKPSAELKDNWGALDDVVMGGVSASNIQLVENTALFAGNVSTANSGGFASVRTKNFDPHFNLSGYEGVKLRVKGDGQRYKIFLRTDTKWDGIGYSYSFDTVANTWIDVHIPFADLIPVFRAKVVKDAPPIEQTRICSYQLMLSKFEYDGALNPKFSPGGFTLQLESIKAYGGTTLPQFILVSSAGVTRPGRPGINLDEEPPAVKLNDQLGGILTWKLKGEDSLRESGIPYTIIRPCALTEEAGGKELIFEQGDNIKGKISREDVAELCVQALKIAPACNITFEVKQTDNTVNSIDWQRLFSNLVKDK
- a CDS encoding ShlB/FhaC/HecB family hemolysin secretion/activation protein encodes the protein MKQVVTENSIISSVFSKQQILNKPVSIISGLRPLAFGFVLAAVLSNYQQVIAQTPNPDTLPPGRLEEVPVTPLPTDVLPPTDNNQLVPLPTIPDESIPNQDDSNAKFRVERIEIVGSTVFKPEDFAKITNPFVGKEVTFAELLQIKDAIAKLYIDNGYVTTGALITPQTLEAGTVKIQVIEGSLQEIKIIGNRRLRSQYIRDRIQLGAGKPLNIPRLLEKLQLLRLDPRIQNLSAELQTGVHPGSNVLQVEVEEADTFKLTASLDNGRSPSVGSFRRGVDLQEANLLGLGDTLSVGYANTDGSNSINANYTLPINAHNGTISFGFSQGWNHVIEEPFSVLDIQSDSQSYELGYRQPLVQKPTQELAVGLSFSRQSSQTELGIDNIGPFRLSPGADENGKTNISALRFFQEYTQRSNHYVFAARSQLSFGVDWFDANVSENEPDSRFFAWRGQAQWVRQLAPDTLFLVRGDFQLAADSLVPLEQFGLGGQLSVRGYRQDALLTDNGLLFSAEFRVPIVRANKINGVLQLTPFIDVGKGWNVNGENPSPSTLVSTGLGLLWKQGDDLSARLDWGIPLISVDGEKRSLQENGLYFSLRYSPF
- a CDS encoding response regulator, with the translated sequence MLESILKSMHILLVDDNPNNLKVLSQAIQGCGWKILMATDGESAIEQAEYSDPNLILLDVMMPDIDGFEICRRLKANFLTKNIPVIFMTALCDATDKVKGLEIGAVDYITKPFQKEELIARLKLHLNISHLTHTLEQRVEERTIELTQSLQKLQNTQLQLIQSEKMSTLGQLVAGIGHEINNPIGFISGSCSHIEEYMNDLLRLVNLQQQKLPHPDPEIEELIEEIDLEYLAKDLPKIMESMHQGIDRLKDISLSLRTFARADILSLVEFQIHEGIDSTLMLLKHRLKDQGDRPTIEVIKKYGVLPLITCYPGQLNQVFMNLIANAIDALDESNTDRSFEEIKSNPNRITITTSLKELNVEVKIADNGIGMSESVKQKIFDHLFTTKSVGKGTGLGLAIARQIIVEKHGGSIECNSSTEQGTEFVILIPVRQ